CTGTTGTCAGAAACAGCAATAAGTTTTGGCTTTTGGCGGATTTTTATATAGTGGTCAATCCACTCATCAGTAAGTTCAGCCGCGCTTGGGTGGTGAAAAATATCGTTGAATTTGTCTCTAATAATATTAAATTGTTTCGCTTCCTTTGAGGTGTTAGGTTCTTGATAGTCATACCTAATGCACCACTCATGAGCGCTTGTCAGGGCAGCTTTGCTTATATTGTTGGAGCCGATAAACGCGGAACCCTGAAAAAACGTGTTGTTTTTGTTTGTGCGTACAAATATGTACGATTTCATATGGAAGCTATGGTTGTGGGTTTCGAATATTTTTACTTCTACATTTAGTCCATTAAGTGCTACTAAAGAGCGTAGTGCTATAGGGTTAGTAATGTGTAGGTAATCTGATGTTAAAATCCGTAACTTAAGCGGATAACCTTGTATTTCTTGGCGTTCTAATGCTTCAATTACTGCAGGTAGAATCAGATCAAGCCCTGATGGTTGAATGAAAGACACCGCAATTTCAATTTCAGTCGCATGATTAATCGCGTGCAACAGTTGGGGTAGCAGCGGGTCGCCGTCGCCAATGGTGAGTAAGTCGTGCTCAAGAACTAATGGCTGGTGTGGCATATGTGATCCTATTCCCTTGTTGCTAACTGTTATTTTTGGTTAGCAGTGCGTTGAGCCACTTTTCGCTTTCTCGGCCGGGGCGTAAGTCTTGTGTAACCCAAGTTTCTTTTATCTCTAGTGGAAGAGATTCTATCAGAGACTCGAGCAGCCTTTCATTTAGGTTAGTAAAACGTCGTCCGTTACGTTCAACTTCATTGTCACCGTATTTAAAAGAGCAATAGAATGTGCCGCCAGTTTTGAGGAAATTTGCTAAATGGGCGACGGTATCACGTAGTTCACTTTTGGGTACATGCAGTAGTGAAGCGCATGCCCAAATACCATCTTGAGAATCCAGCTTTGTAGAAAACTCCAAGAAAGTACAACACATAATTGGATGCTGAGTATGACAATTGGCTAGAGTTGAAAGTTGATGACTAGCATCGAACGAAGTGACGTTAAAACCCTTAGAGAGAAAAAAACAAGTGTCTCGACCAGATCCACAACCTGCATCTATTACATTAGCGTTAGTTGGTAAATTCGGAATAAACTTTTCGTATAGGGGAGATACATCAACGCTGACAGTCGTGTTAAAAAACTCAGAGGCGTTTTGATCGTAGTAGCTGGTGCTCATAGTGACTTACAGATAAATGTGACAACTATGAAATATTATCAGTAGTTTTGCAGCTAGCAATAAAAAATTATATCTGTTGGAAAGTATTTATAACGATTGGAATGCTTATTAGAAATAACGCTGCTTTGGCTTAGGTACTGATACACTGATTAGCTAAGTGACTAAGGAGATTGGAACCTCTAAGATTCTAATCTCCTTGAGTGTTTTAGGATTTATGAAGTGATGCTTAGCTTCGACTTTCTTTTTAAAGCCTGCCAAATTTCCTTAACCATATATAAGCCTGCTGCAGATACAATTAGCCACATGGATACCTTGGCAAAAATAGTCAGCATCTGCGAATCATCAGCCCATAAGTTTAGTAAGTAAAGGAACAAGATAGAAAGCACAAACATGACAAGTAACCCGTAACTCGCTTTATCTATTTTTCCTGGAATTACATACCAGCCATCTTCTTTTATTGGCTTGTTAAGGCGTGCATATTCATCTTGCTGGCCTTTAACCGTGTATAAGTGCATCTCTGTTTGCTTGCCAGTAAGCATCAAGCTTGTAACCCATGCGACAACAGCGTTAACAACGACGCCAATGACGCAATACCACGGCCATGAAACGTCAGTCGCTACTGCTGTGTACCAGATTGATAGAAAGCTTGCTGCTACACCTATCAGAAGTCCTTTTTCTGTAATGTGCTTTGAGTAAAAGCCCAATACAAACATACAGAAAGTGGCACCGACAAAATAAGAGCCTGCTTTACTAAGAACTTCCAGCACAGAGCCTGTACTTGTAGCAAACATGATGGCAGGAATAATCACTAGAATCGCCCAACTTACCGTAAATACGCGTGACGCGATCAAGTAGTGATGCTCAGATTCATTCGGTCTAAAGATGCGTTTGTAGAAGTCTGCCACAGACACTGTTGCCATTGAATTGAAAGCGGAGTCTAGGCTAGACATACTAGCAGCCAAAATAGCTGCAGCAATCAGACCCATTAGGCCGGGCATACCGTATTCACTTGCGAAGTGCAAAATGATGGTGTTGCCATTGTCAAAGGACTTACCGTCATAATAGGAGTTGAATAGAATACCTAGGAAGATAAAAATGAAATAGATGAAGAACGCGACATAGCCCATCATCAACATAGATTTTTTCGCATCACCCATGCTTTTCGCTGCCATACAGCGCTGCACCATCATTTGGCTGCCACCATAAACTGTTGTGTGGAACATGGTCATAGCGATAACGCCAGCCCAGATAGTAGTAACATGACTAAGGTCTAAGCTTGTCTTTAGTGCATTGGTCATTCCTTTTGCTTTCATATCAGCCATCACTTGTGTCATTGGCTCTGGAATACCACTCCAGACAGCTTGGATGATGATGAATGCACCTGCGAATAGTACCAATGCCTGAATCACGTCAGTCCAGATGACTGCGTTAATTCCGCCCATTACGGTATAAATCAAAGCAATAGCAGTCACAATCATGATGCAGTACACCACATCTATGCCTGTAATAAACTCCAAAATAATCGCTGTCGCATATAGCACAGCAGCTGAGCTAAGTGATTGCTTCATCAAGAAAATGACCGAAAGTGTCAATCTTGATGCCTTACCAAATCTGCGCTCTTGATACTCGTAAATTGATGTTAGGCCTTTGTTATAGAAGAAAGGCATGAACACGGTGACAATAAAAAAGATCACAAGCGGGTAGTTAAGGTGAATAGCCAGAACAGATAAGCCTTCAGTGTATGACCAAGCTGGTCCACCTAAAAAGGACATCGCACTTACATAAGTACTCACAACAGAAATACCAATTGCCCACCAAGGTATCGACTTGTCGCCAAGTGCAAACTGAGCTGAAGAGGTGACTTTTTTGCCGATAATAGCACCAAGAATCAGGGTAATAACGACATATCCACCAAGAATTGTCCAGTTGAGTAAGCCAAAATCATGCATACGTAGGTCCCTCTATTTGTTCTTTCATTTGGCCAAAGACATCATATCCGAGCTGGTGGAGAATATGAATAATATCAATAGCGACCCAGTTTTCTTTCAGCAATTCACCTTCACGTCGCCAAATATCCATGACTCGCATTTCAATGTGTTTGCCAGTTGGAGCCAGACCCAACCATCCACTTTTGCCAGTGTGAGTGCCATGCATGTGAGGCCATCCACCAGTGGATACGTAGTCATTTTTAGCCAAAATATTCAGCTCAATATCAACACTTCTATCTGGGAAAGCAAAAACAAATGGCGCTTGGTGGTGATTTCTAAAGCCTTTAATTCCACGAGTAGTGCCAATGCCAGCTGGACCGTACCACATAAAATCGGAGTGCCAGTAATTTTCAAGGTCCATGGACAGAAGATCTTTACCATCAAAACGACCCAAACATGACAACATGTCTTTGACTAAATGTAGGCTTTTACTGCTTGACTCTTGGCAGCAGGACTTTTGAGTCGTTCCGTCATAGGTGGCCGGAGGTGGCACTAATCCTGAGTGGCCGAGACTGCTGCGAAGTGGGTTAACGCCAGATTGCTCCATGGCATCAATAAAATCAGGAATCAGGTAATACTCGGTAATTTGTTCGTCTTCTACACAAACCATCTCGGTATAGCGTAGATAAAGGGTTTTTCCTGTTGGTGGAATACCAAATAGTTCGTTCTCAAACACACCGACAAAGTAGCCGGTCGAGTTATACCAACATCGACCATCATACTCGCCTTCGACGATAATTTGAGGGCGCCGCTCGACGTCTGGTAGAGCATGCTTTAGTGGTGAAAGAAAACCTTGGTGGGATTTATCTGGGCCATACAAATCATTGATGGGGTGGGCAGCACAAAATTTTACGTCAGGGTTAAGTTTTGTTTGAGCGACATCCAATTGTCTGCTTTCTGGTGCTCGAAAATAGTCCCGGTAAAACTGTTCAACGATGTTGTGTGTCATGCTTCACTTCCTTTCGTTAGATGTTGAATTTACTCAGCTAACTATTCGTTATTTATTATTTTGTTATGTTGAGTTAGCTGAAGTGTGCAGGCTGAAATGTTGTTGATTTAACCTTGTTGGAGCAATATCTGTTTCCAAACGGCTGTTTCATCAAAAAGGGTAAATTCTCGGCGTAAGCCCCAAGGCCCAAACTCTGCGTGGCTGATTCCCATTACATAAACTTCAGCATTGGTTGGCTTACCAAATAGTCCATAGCCTTCATGTTTGCCTTCCATAGACCAACGAATCGCAGCTCTAGGTGACATCATCGAATCGTCTCTTCCAATGCGATGATGAACAGTAAACTTAGCATTTGGGAAAGCAGAACGGAGCTGCATCCAGAATTGATCAACTTCAGAGTGGGAAAGAGCACCCTTGCCACCCGGATATTCACCGATACATGCTCGGTCGTACTGTTTCGGTATAGCGGAAAACTCAGCATTCATGATTTGGTTCAAGATGGACTCGTACTGTTGGCCCCACTCATTGTCATTTCCAACGCCCACGTAAGGCCCTTGAACATCTTGCTTTGCTGTGAACGGGAAAGGACTGTGTTCAACTCCGCCTTCTTGTTCGATTAGGTCTTGAGCGTATTCGCGAGAAGTCATGCCAATTTGACTAGCAATTGATGCTTGATCGCGAATTAGCCACTCATCGTTTATCTGGTTATTGATTGCGTGACAGTCAGCAATGATCCTATAGCGAAGTTTGGTATTGCTTGCTTGACCGTAAACGCCAGAGTTCATGTGCGTTGCGGTAGAAATGATGCGGTGTGATGAGAGCATGCCAGTTTCTGGTGTACCAGACCAGATAACATCTTCAGCCAATAAGGTTCTGTCTGGGAACTCTGCCAGTGTCGCCATGGTTGCGTTAACAACATTTT
This genomic stretch from Vibrio marisflavi CECT 7928 harbors:
- a CDS encoding class I SAM-dependent methyltransferase, with protein sequence MSTSYYDQNASEFFNTTVSVDVSPLYEKFIPNLPTNANVIDAGCGSGRDTCFFLSKGFNVTSFDASHQLSTLANCHTQHPIMCCTFLEFSTKLDSQDGIWACASLLHVPKSELRDTVAHLANFLKTGGTFYCSFKYGDNEVERNGRRFTNLNERLLESLIESLPLEIKETWVTQDLRPGRESEKWLNALLTKNNS
- a CDS encoding sodium:solute symporter family transporter, producing MHDFGLLNWTILGGYVVITLILGAIIGKKVTSSAQFALGDKSIPWWAIGISVVSTYVSAMSFLGGPAWSYTEGLSVLAIHLNYPLVIFFIVTVFMPFFYNKGLTSIYEYQERRFGKASRLTLSVIFLMKQSLSSAAVLYATAIILEFITGIDVVYCIMIVTAIALIYTVMGGINAVIWTDVIQALVLFAGAFIIIQAVWSGIPEPMTQVMADMKAKGMTNALKTSLDLSHVTTIWAGVIAMTMFHTTVYGGSQMMVQRCMAAKSMGDAKKSMLMMGYVAFFIYFIFIFLGILFNSYYDGKSFDNGNTIILHFASEYGMPGLMGLIAAAILAASMSSLDSAFNSMATVSVADFYKRIFRPNESEHHYLIASRVFTVSWAILVIIPAIMFATSTGSVLEVLSKAGSYFVGATFCMFVLGFYSKHITEKGLLIGVAASFLSIWYTAVATDVSWPWYCVIGVVVNAVVAWVTSLMLTGKQTEMHLYTVKGQQDEYARLNKPIKEDGWYVIPGKIDKASYGLLVMFVLSILFLYLLNLWADDSQMLTIFAKVSMWLIVSAAGLYMVKEIWQALKRKSKLSITS
- a CDS encoding ester cyclase; translated protein: MTHNIVEQFYRDYFRAPESRQLDVAQTKLNPDVKFCAAHPINDLYGPDKSHQGFLSPLKHALPDVERRPQIIVEGEYDGRCWYNSTGYFVGVFENELFGIPPTGKTLYLRYTEMVCVEDEQITEYYLIPDFIDAMEQSGVNPLRSSLGHSGLVPPPATYDGTTQKSCCQESSSKSLHLVKDMLSCLGRFDGKDLLSMDLENYWHSDFMWYGPAGIGTTRGIKGFRNHHQAPFVFAFPDRSVDIELNILAKNDYVSTGGWPHMHGTHTGKSGWLGLAPTGKHIEMRVMDIWRREGELLKENWVAIDIIHILHQLGYDVFGQMKEQIEGPTYA
- a CDS encoding ester cyclase, whose translation is MAMTGFDKKWQNFPDYILGITKEIWEDRGLRTLDHYYSPDIVVRTPSSISHGNQNVVNATMATLAEFPDRTLLAEDVIWSGTPETGMLSSHRIISTATHMNSGVYGQASNTKLRYRIIADCHAINNQINDEWLIRDQASIASQIGMTSREYAQDLIEQEGGVEHSPFPFTAKQDVQGPYVGVGNDNEWGQQYESILNQIMNAEFSAIPKQYDRACIGEYPGGKGALSHSEVDQFWMQLRSAFPNAKFTVHHRIGRDDSMMSPRAAIRWSMEGKHEGYGLFGKPTNAEVYVMGISHAEFGPWGLRREFTLFDETAVWKQILLQQG